Genomic DNA from Shewanella woodyi ATCC 51908:
CCTTTATCTACAGTATCTTTAAGCCATCTCCCATTGTACTCGCTGGTATCATCATGCTGAAGTCAGAGCAAAATATGGTATCAGCAATTGGCATGGGGGTCTTAGTCATCGGCTTAGTCTATCTGCTATATCGTTTCTCTTACTTACTTGCACTCAATAATGGCTTATTAATTAGTCACTTTAAAGGTCATGAAGCGCTCATACGTAAGGGGCAGCTCAAGCTAAAGGCGTTTACACTCACCACGATTCCTTTCTTCGGAATTATGGGAGTCACTGAGGTTATCAATAACTCAGTCTTGAGAAACAGCATAGGAAGAGGCGCCTTTATTATATTCTGTATCTTACTGTTTATGTTCTATAAAGAGATACTGTCAATTTCCAAACGTGAATATCATGCCCATCAGGATGGCAAGAATAAGAAACTATTACAGCGGTTGTTATGGGCAATTCTTCTACTCGTTCCGCCTGTTTGTGCCGTTTTAGCTTTCAAGGGGTACTACTACACAGCCTTTCAAATGCTGCTGCAGTTACAGATCTCACTCCTGCTCTCTCTCGGCTTCATGTTGCTTTACCAGTTAACTAAACGCTGGATGTTAATCGAACGCCGGCGCATTGCATTCGATCGCGCTAAAGCTCGACGAGCAGAGATACTGTCACAGCGAGAAAGGGGGGAAGAAACACAAAGCAGCAGTGATCCTTTAGATACCTATGAGGAGCCTCAGGTCGATTTAGAGACAATTTCAAGCCAATCCCTTGGTTTGGTTCGTTCCTTGTTGATTTTAGCCTTCCTGGTGAGCTTAGTGGGCCTATGGACTCAAACTCATACAGCATTGTTCTCTTTACTCGATGGGATCACTCTCTGGACCAGTAATACAACTATTAATGGCATAGAACAACCTCTACCAATAACCCTTAAATCTCTGCTGCTAGGACTGATAATCGTCGGCTTCTCACTCATGATAGCCACCAATTTACCCGGCCTCATAGAGTTAACCATTTTACAGCGGCTGGATCTGACCCAAGGAACTGGCTTTGCTATCACCACGGTCAGCCGCTATTTAGTTATCTTCTTTGGTATTTTAAGTGGCTTCTCCACCTTAGGAATGGAGTGGTCGAAGCTTCAATGGCTCATTGCTGCGCTCTCTCTTGGCTTAGGTTTTGGTCTACAGGAGATCTTTGCCAACTTTATCTCCGGTCTGATAATTCTATTTGAAAAGCCAGTACGTATTGGCGATACCGTCACTATTAGGGATCTCACCGGAACCGTAAGTAAAATTCAGATCCGTGCAACAACCATTATCGATTGGGATAGAAAGGAGATAATTATCCCCAATAAGGCGTTTATTACCGAGCAGTTGATTAACTGGTCTCTCTCCGATCCTATAACTCGAGTGATTGTTTATGTCTCAGTAGCTCGAGATTCTGATCCCGCTCGTGTTGAAGCCTCGCTTTACCAAGCTGTCAAAGAGTGCGATGAGGCTTTGGAGATCCCAGAGCCTGAAGTCTGGTTTGCTGGCTTTGGTAAACACACCCAAGATTATGAAGTTCGAGCGTACGCTAAAGATATGAATACCCGATGGCCACTTCGTCATAAACTCCATAAAGAGATCAGTAAAAAACTGAGGGAAAATAATCTGGAATTAGCCTTCCCACAACTGGAAGTTCATATCAGCAACACCCACAATAAAGACACTCAAGGACTGATAAGAACCTAATGATTATTTTTGCTCACAGAGGCGCTAGTGGCTACGCTCCCGAAAACACCTTAGCTGCGATGAAAAAAGCCATCGAGCTGGGTTGTCGCGCCATCGAGCTGGATATTCACAGTGTCGAGGGGGAGCTGTATGTTTTTCACGACAGAAGGTTAGATCACAAAAGCGATGGCAAAGGTGTGATTGACCAAGTCTCTCAACAGTACCTGAATACTGTTTCAGTGCAAAATGAGCCAATCCCGACACTTTGGGAGGTGATGGCATTCCTGAGTAAATATGATTGCATCGTCAACATTGAGCTCAAGGGGATGACCTGTTTAACGCCATTTATTTCACTTTATCCCAGACTCTTAAATGAGCTAAACTTCACACCAGATCAACTACTCATCTCATCTTTTCACCACGGTTTTTTACAACAGTTTCGCCAATCATATTCAGATGCCTACATTGCTCCCCTAATCGAGGGAGTACAACTTGATAACACCCACACAGCATCACTTCTGAACGCTTACTCAATCCACTTGAGCCTAAGTTTTATTAATCAGGCGCTTATTGATGAGGCTCATGCTAAAGGATTGAAAGTTTTTGTTTACACTGTCGACCATATTGATGATGTAAAAATGTTATCAAACATGGGGATCGATGGTATATTTAGCAATTATCCTGATAGGGCGTCCAAAATCCTAGAGGAAAGTGGCATTCGCGCCTAAGCTTTATCTAGGTAAAGTCAAACTTGGCGATTTTTCTGTGCCCAACTACCAATTAGTAAAAAAACCAAGATCACAGACCATAACAGCCAAGGAGCAGGCAGTTTAGCCATGCTCCTAGCCAGTAGTGGGCTGACGGTCACGATCAACATGCCATAACCAAAAGCATTAACTAAAACAAAGGTAAATGTACGCAGAATAAAGGAACGACCTAATAATTTCCGTCTTAGGAAACGGTTGATATCAGCACCAAAGGCCACAAGGAAACAGGCTATAATTGCGGTAGCGACCTCATTCAGCCAAGGGTATAACAAGCTACCAACTTGATGAAAAATTGAAATAATTTGTTCCATATTAGGGTCCATTAACAAAAAATCGAGTTAAGAATAAGCGGAGTAAGTATGAGACACAAGTTACTATTACTAACCAGTAAAAATGAACGTTATAGGGAGTTGCTTGCTTCTTGCCACCTTCCTGAGATCGTTTTACTTGGTGACGAACCTAGTAGCATTTTAGAGGCTAATGTTTGGCTGGCAGAACCAGCATTGGCAGCCCCCCTACTTCCTCATGCTAACAATTTAACTTGGATGCAATCGACCATGGCTGGAGTCGATGCCCTAGTCAAACCTCGCCAACGAAAAGATTATCAACTCACAAATGTTAGAGGCATATTTGGCCCATTAATGAGTGAATACCTTTTTGGATACCTGTTAGCCCACCAACGTGAACATCAAAAATATAAAACCCAGCAAGCTGAAAAAATCTGGCTTCCTGGCAGTTTTAAAACACTGCAAGGTCAAAACCTACTACTTTTAGGGACAGGAAATATAGCAAAACACTTGGCTCAAACAGCAAAACACTTTGGTATGCATGTCACAGGGATAAACCGCGGCGCTAAGCCAACCAAAGGGTTTGATAAAGTTGATACGCTAGCCAATATCTCACAACACCTTGCACAAGCAGATGCCGTCGCCAGCATCTTACCTAGTACCCCTCAAACAAGAGGGGCTCTCAATGCTGAGCTGCTCTCTATGATGAAACCTGGCGCTATCTTTTTTAACTTAGGCCGTGGTGACGTGCTAGATCTAGACGCCCTCTACATGCAGTTAATAGAGAACAGTGACCAACATGCTATTTTAGATGTGTTCAATCAGGAGCCTTTACCAAAAGAGCACCCCATCTGGACACTGGATAATGTGATTATTACCCCCCATATTGCCGCACCTAGTTTTCCAGAGCAGGTAGTTGAGATATTTTCAAATAACTACCACAAACTGCTTCAGGGAGAGCAGCTCACTCATGCAGTAAACTTTGCTCGAGGCTATTAAGCACAATCTACAAAACTGATATTCGCCGTATAGAAAAGGACGACTAGCGGCAAATAACACTCTTAAATGAGCCCCCTCTTATGTGCACCTCCTCCTTTGAGCCTCATACAGTTACCTCTTTAAGGTTTTAGACCACTAACTATATAAAAAAGGGAGGCCTAAGCCTCCCCTTTTGTTGTTATTAGTAGTGCTATAAAGCTTGCTTCTGACTCCGTTTAAGGAACTGCTCTACCAAGGCCTTCTGCGAGTTAATATTGGTCACCACTACATGATTTAAACCTATCATCTCATCGCCTAAATCATTGGATGAGCCATTCAGTTGAGAGATGTTAACCATACTGCGATTCACCTCATTAGAGACGCTTGATTGCTCCTCAACTGCACTGGCGATATGGTGAGTCATATCTGAAATAGAGGTAATAGCCTCTTTAATTGTCCTCAATGCATTACCCGCTTGAGCCGCTTGATCAACACATTGTGAAGCTGAATCTGCACCTTGATGCATACTCTGCACAGCTTTTTCTGTTCCCTGCTGCAGCAGATTAATCATATTCTGAATCTCAGTTGTTGAATCATGAGTTCGTTTGGCCAGTGCTCGTACTTCATCAGCAACAACCGCAAAACCACGACCTTGCTCACCGGCCCTTGCAGCCTCAATGGCAGCATTTAATGCCAGTAGATTTGTTTGCTCTGCAATACTTTGGATCACGTCTAAAACCGTTCCAATCCCTTTGCTCTGCTCCTCCAAATCTTTAATGACTAATGATGTTTCAGTGAGCTGGGAAGACATTAACTCTATTGAAGATATTGTTTGAGTCACAATAGCATCACCTGCATTTGCTTCATCAGAGGCAGATTGAGATGAGTTAGCAGCATCTGAACAGTTTGAAGCCATATCACCTAAAGTCGCGGTCATCTCTTGCATCGCCGTTGCAACCTGTTCAACCTCACGAGTTAAGGAGTCACTGTTATTTTTCACTTCCTCCCCCTTAGTCACAGATTCACTTGCTTTACATGCAGACTGCTCACAGGAGTCAAGAGCACGACCTAACATCGCTTTCATCTCAGATGACTGCATTCTCAATGCTAATTCAATTTGGGCTATATCATCTGTATGGCCAGTATATAGGTAGGACATTAAGGGACTAGTGTAAATAGCCTTACAATGATCAACGATTGCTTTATACCTTGAAAACAGCATATTTAAACCAAGAAGCAACACGAGTGCTGTTACGACAAACAGGCCTATTCCGAGTAATCCAGATTGAAGCGCAATATATAGCATAGGTAGCAATGCAATCACCGAAAGGGCCATAATTTTATTCGGCAAGCTCATAACACGCTTTAGCTTGGCAATGCTGCCCTTCTCGTTAAGCTCTTTATAGGACTCTTCTGCTCGGGTTATCTGTTCAGATGAAGGCTTAGTTCGAACAGATTGATACTCTACGACCTTTCCGCCTTCTGAGATCGGAGTAACAAAAGCATCAACCCAGTAATGATCGCCATTGGCACAACGATTTTTAACCATCCCCTTCCAAGGGTGACCGCCTTTGATAGTTGTCCACATATCTTCGAAGGCTGCTGGCGGCATATCAGGGTGGCGCACCATATTATGAGGTTCGCCAACCATTTCATCTAACTGGTAACCAGCAACTTCACAAAATGACGGATTTGCATATTTTATGATACTACTGGTATCAGTAGTCGAAAGTAGTATCCAATCTGCTGGGTAATCATAATTTTTCTGAGTGACAGGTAAATTTTGTCTCATGCCATGACTCCACTAATATAGTGTTCTTTTTAATCATTTACCTGTCAGAGTAGCTGCCACAGGCTCAAAAAACGATACTAAAAGCCAAATTAACAGAAAAAACAACTTATAGCGCTATAAACAGGTTTAAGTTCAACTTTTTGCTATTAAATAAATATAGCTCACACTTTTTAATAACGAGTAACTAGTTTTTTGTTTTTAATAATAATGAGCAGTTATTAGCATTGAGAATCGTTTTCATTTATACTTACAACAATCCAAATTGCAGGTTTAACTAAATGTACGTTTGTCTTTGCCATGCTGTAACCGATACTCAAATCAAAGAAGCTGTCAGCCAAGGTGACATCTCTCTCAATGATGTAAAAAAGCGCCTAGGTGTAGGCGATCAATGTGGCAAATGTGTAAAAATGGCGACTCAGATAATTCAAAGACAACTGGATGTTGAACCTAACTATTATGAAGTTGCCTAATGATTATGAAGCAGCCTAGTTAACAGACATAAAAAAAGCTGCGTATAGCAGCTTTTTTTATGTCTAGCATTAATCAATCACTATTCTGTTATAGCTTGTTGTGTCCCTTCACCGAGCTCCACACTATCAACACGCTGTAACCCTCTTGGAAGCTTAGCACCACGTCTGCCTCGTTCACCTCTATAGTGTTCAAGATCGCTCGGCTTAAGGGTGAGCTTTCGCTTACCGGCCCAAAGAGTCACACTGGTATCTTCTGGTACAACATAAAGATGAATTAAGAGCTCCTCACGCGCTTTAGCACGCTCACCAGGAATGCCGATAATCTTATTGCCTTTACCTTTAGATAGCTGTGGCAGTGCTTCCATAGAAAACAGCAACATTCGCCCTTCGTTGGTAATAGCCAGAATAGACTCAGGTCTTGACCTATCAACCAGCTTAGGAGAGATCACTTTCGAATTAGCAGGTAAGGTCAATAGTGCCTTACCAGCTTTATTCCTTGAGATCATATCTTTGTAGGAGCCGACAAAACCATAACCAGCATCAGAAGCCAATAGGTAATATTTATCTTCATCGCCCAGCAGCACATGCTCCATGATCTCACCAGGAGAGAGATTAAATCGCGTTGTAATTGGCTCTCCCTGACTTCTAGCCGATGGCAAGGTATGTGTTTCAGTTGCAAATGCACGACCAGTGGAGCCAATAAAGACACTCGGTTGATTACTCCGACCGGTGGCTGAACACAGGAAGCTATCACCCGCTTTATAGGACAAGGCTTTAGCGTCTATATCATGCCCCTTAGCACAGCGAACCCAGCCCTTCTCAGACAGAACGACGGTAACAGCCTCAACAGGTGCAAGTTCATGCTCAGTTAACGCTTTGGACTCACTTCGCTCAATTAAGGGTGAACGTCTATCATCACCATAAGTTTCAGCATCTTGCTTCAACTCTTTCTTAATCAAAGTCTTCATTCTTCTGTCAGAGCTTAGCAGTAGCTGTAACTTATCACGTTCAGCTTCAAGTTCACTCTGCTCAGTTTTAATCTTAAACTCTTCTAGCTTGGCTAAATGACGTAGTTTAAGATCCAAAATGGCGTCGGCTTGCTTATCAGATAAGTTATAGCGCGACATCAATTCAGCTTTGGGATCTTCCTCATAACGGATGATCTCAATCACTTCATCAATATTCAAAAATGCAATCATTAACGCATCAAGAATATGTAATCTTGCGAGTATTTTATCAAGTCGGTATTGAACTCGGCGAGTAACCGTTTGGAAACGGTACTCCAACCATTCATTCAATATCTGCAGTAGCCCCTTAACTTGGGGGCGGCCGTTTAAACCAAGAATATTCAGGTTAACCCGAAAAGACTTCTCAAGATCTGTAGTTGCAAACAGGTGAGCCATCACTTGATCGCAATCTATACGATTAGAGCGAGGAACGATGACGATACGAACTGGGCTCTCATGATCAGACTCATCCCTAAGGTCAACAACCATAGGAAGCTTTTTAGCCTGCATTTGAGCTGCAATCTGCTCTAATATCTTTCCGCCACTGGCTTGATGTGGAAGCGCTGTGATCACAATCTCGCCATTCTCAACCGCATAAACCGCACGGGCCTTTATCGAGCCGCGACCAGTGGTATAGATCTTAACAATATCAGCAGCAGGTGTGATGATCTCAGCTTCAGTTGGGTAATCTGGCCCAGGAACATGCTCCATAATCTCAGCAAGCTCGGCTTTGGGGTTATCCAAAAGCTCAATACAAGCAGACACGAGCTCTCGTGTGTTATGAGGCGGTACATCGGTTGCCATGCCTACAGCAATACCGGTAATACCGTTGAGCAAAATATGGGGTAAACGAGATGGAAGGACTAAAGGTTCCTTCATGGTACCGTCGAAATTCACGCCCCAATCGACCGTCCCCTGACCTAACTCGCTGAGTAATACCTCGGAAAACTTAGATAAGCGAGCTTCGGTATAACGCATTGCAGCGAAAGACTTAGGATCATCTGGCGCCCCCCAGTTACCTTGACCATCAACTAAAGGATAACGATAGGAGAATGGCTGTGCCATCAACACCATAGCTTCATAACAGGCGCTATCACCGTGGGGATGATATTTACCCAATACATCACCAACGGTACGAGCTGACTTCTTATGCTTTGACTGTGAAGTTAATCCTAACTCACTCATTGCATAGATTATTCGACGTTGAACTGGCTTAAGGCCATCACCAATATGGGGTAAAGCTCGATCCATGATGACGTACATGGAGTAGTTTAGGTATGCATCTTCCGTGAAGCGGCGCATCGGCATCTGCTCAACGCCATCAAGACTTAAATCTATCGCATCACTCATTATTCATTATCCTGTTCTGGCTCAGGTTCACTCTTTTCATTGATAGTTTCTTTATAATACAAACGATAGATGTTGCCTTTCAGATCATCTGAAATATACATAGCGCCATCAGGGGCGGTTAATACCGAGTAAGGCCTGGCGACTGGAAACTCTCCATCTAAAAAGCTAACAACTGGACTTCGTTTGATGACTTTATTGTTCTCAATTTCCAGCATCACGACTTGATAGCCAATTTTACTGGATCGGTTCCAAGAACCATTTTCCGCTACAAACATCTGATTATGATATCTAGGCGGGAACTGCTCGCCGCGGTAAAAATGTAACCCCATTGGAGCGACATGAGCAGGCAGCTCATAATTAGGTAAAGTGATCTTTAGGTTCTTAGGTTTCTCATAGGCAGGTTCAAGTACAGATTTTGCGTGTAGATAGGGGAAGCCATAATGGCCACCTACAGTTTCAACACGGTTAATCTCATCAGGCGGTAGCCTGTCTCCCATCCAATCTCTGCCGAGATCGGCGAACCATAAGCTTTGATCTTGAGGAGACCAATCAAAACCAGTGACGTTACGGATCCCAGAAGCTATCTGTTCACTGCTACCAGTTTCTATATCGATAGCAATAATACTACCAAAGGGGTCTTCTGCTTCACAGACGTTACAAGGCGCACCTATAGAGACATACAAACGCCCGTCAGGCCCAAAATTTAACGCTCTATGGCTCTTGTTTGTCTTACCTGGCAAGCGGTCATATACCTCTTTGCCACGCCCTGGCCGTCTCAAACGATTTTCAATATCTTTAAAACGTATGATCCGTTCGTCTACTGCAGCATAAAGATCACCATTATAAAATGCGATCGCTTCGGGATTATCTAAGCCTTTTGCTACCACATAACGTTTATCAACCCGGCCATCTTGATTACTATCAACTAGCGCAAGTATGGTCCCTTTTCTATGGGACCCAACAAACAGTGTACCTTTATCGCCTAACGCCATCTGTTTAGCATCACCCAAATCCGATGCATAGAGAGTGAGACCAAAGCCTTTAGATACCGTAATCATTTTAGGCTGCGAAGCGGCTTGTACCGAAAAGCTAAAAAGCCCTGAGATACAAGCCCAAAACATGCAGATCCATTTGTGATTCTTTGTCTGATTCAACAACATTATTATTATAAAGCCTACTTAAATATAGATTGGCATATAAGCTAACTTGGTCTAAAAGTCTGCCAGATCACCCTTAGTTTCTAACCAGGTTTTTCTATCTCCAGAACGCTTCTTAGCAAGCAGCATATCCATTACTGCCATTGTATCTTCTACATCATCAATCGTTAACTGAACGAGTCTACGGGTATTAGGATCCATGGTGGTCTCTCTTAACTGAAGAGGATTCATCTCACCTAGTCCTTTAAATCGGGTAACCTGCACTTTGCCTTTCTTCTTTTCAGCCGTGATCCGGTCTAAAATGCCATCTTTTTCCGCCTCATCCAGCGCGTAAAAAACCTCTTTACCTACATCAACACGGAACAGTGGCGGCATAGCAACATAAACATGGCCATGCTCAACCAACACCTTATAATGCTTCATAAACAGTGCGCACAGCAAGGTCGCAATATGCAGCCCATCAGAATCAGCATCCGCTAATATACATATTTTACCGTATCTAAGCTCGGAAATATCTTCACAATCTGGATCGCAGCCTATTGCCACAGAGATATCATGAACCTCTTGCGACGCTAACACTTGGCTTGCATCCACCTCCCACGTGTTTAAGATCTTACCACGAAGGGGCATAATTGCCTGAAATTCACGATCTCGCGCCTGTTTTGCACTTCCGCCAGCAGAGTCTCCTTCCACAAGGAAGAGCTCCCCACGCATTGGGTCTTGGCCACTACAATCAGTTAATTTACCCGGTAGTGCAGGACCAGATGTCACCTTCTTTCGCGCAACCTTTTTAGCAGACTTTAAACGCTTCTGTGCGTTGTTAATACACATCTCAGCGAGGGCTGCTGCTTGGTCTGTATGGGTATTGAGCCACAAACTAAAGGCATCTCTTACGATACCCGATACAAATGCCGCACTTTGACGGCTTGAAAGCTTCTCTTTAGTTTGACCTGCAAATTGAGGATCTTGCATCTTCACCGACAAGATAAAGCTACTACGATCCCAGATATCTTCTGGGGTTAACTTTATTCCTCTGGGAATAAGGTTGCGAAACTCACAAAACTCACGCATCGAGTCCAATAAGCCCTGCCTGAAACCGTTAACATGGGTGCCACCTAGAGGCGTAGGGATCAGGTTAACATAACTTTCATTAAGGTAATCCCCGCCCTCTGGTAACCAAGTAATAGCCCAATCAACCGCCTCTTGATTTCCCTTCATCGAGCCCACAAAAGGATCTTCAGGTAGCATCAAGGAGTCTTTTACCGAGGAGATAAGGTAATCGGTCAGGCCACTTTCATAGTGCCATTCTGTTGTCTCATCGGTCTGTTTATTGACAAACTTAATCTTAAGCCCAGGGCATAAGACAGCCTTTGCTCTTAACAGGTAGGTCAGCTTGGGAATGGAGAAATTAGCGGAGTCGAAATAGCTAGGGGTTGGCCAAAAATGCACTCGAGTACCTGTATTACGTCGACCACAAGTGCCAGTCTCAGTTAGATCTTCAACCTTATCACCATGCTCAAAAGCCATATCATAAACAAGGCCATTTCGGCGTACAGTTATCTCTACTCGGTTAGATAAAGCGTTAACGACTGAGATACCTACACCGTGTAAACCACCTGAAAACTGATAGTTGTCGTTAGAGAACTTACCGCCAGCATGAAGTTTGGTTAAGATAAGTTCGACACCAGGGATCCCCTCTTCAGGGTGGATATCGATCGGCATACCACGGCCATCATCGATAACTTCAAGAGAGTTATCTTTATGCAAAATAACATCAATTTTAGTTGCATGCCCCGCCAGAGCTTCATCGACACTGTTATCAATAACCTCTTGTCCTAAATGGTTCGGACGCGTGGTGTCGGTATACATACCAGGGCGGCGTTTTACAGGATCCAGTCCATTAAGGACTTCAATTGCATCAGAGGTATATTGATTTGTCATGGCACACATATTTTATAGTTATTAAGGCCATGTTGCGGCCCTGTATGGTTATTTGTCAAGAAACAGAAACTGACAGATCCTTTTCAACTTCTTATCATAGCCAACAAAGCTATGGTCACCGCCAGCCTCAAGTAGTAATTGGCAACAGTGATATTTCTGAACGGCTTGTCGATAATCGAGGACTTCGTCACCCGATTGCAGTAGGACTAAAAATCGATCAGGATTTAAAATAGCCTCTGTATTAAACGCTTTTACATCATCTTTATGCTGCGCAACCACTTGATAATGCTCGTCTGTATAGGGGTTATATTGAGACCCTATAAATTCATCAAACAGTTCAAACGGTTTTACTGCTGGATTAATCAGTACTGCTCGGCCACCATATTTCTCAACTAAGTAACTGGCATAGTAACCACCAAGAGATGAGCCAATAAAATTCAGCGTCTCACCTTGCGCTAATGCTGACTCTACGATCGATGATAACAGTGTCACGCCATCAGTTGGGTCTGGAGGTAGTTGAGGCTGATGGAAAGTAATATCAGGGTAAAATTCAGCCATAAACTGGGCTGTCACTATCCCCTTTTCCGATAGAGGGGAGCTATTAAACCCATGGATATAAAGCAGCATAATTCCTCATATATAAGATTATGCAAACACCCTATAATCTTAAGATATCAATTTAATTGAATTTTAAAAACTCATAAAACGATCGATTGAATGCTAACACTTGCTAGGGTTTCTACCAAGTACAATGGCCGAAATATGTCACTTAGAACCATTATATCGCTCAATTTGCGTTAAGTTAACGCCAGTTTAGCTCGAGGGTAAAATAACTCCTCTTAGCAAAGACCACTAAGCCTGATGTATCTAATACCCGCTAGCACTTTTATCCGGAGAGAAAAGCTCACCAGGAACTCGGTATACA
This window encodes:
- a CDS encoding PQQ-dependent sugar dehydrogenase, producing MFWACISGLFSFSVQAASQPKMITVSKGFGLTLYASDLGDAKQMALGDKGTLFVGSHRKGTILALVDSNQDGRVDKRYVVAKGLDNPEAIAFYNGDLYAAVDERIIRFKDIENRLRRPGRGKEVYDRLPGKTNKSHRALNFGPDGRLYVSIGAPCNVCEAEDPFGSIIAIDIETGSSEQIASGIRNVTGFDWSPQDQSLWFADLGRDWMGDRLPPDEINRVETVGGHYGFPYLHAKSVLEPAYEKPKNLKITLPNYELPAHVAPMGLHFYRGEQFPPRYHNQMFVAENGSWNRSSKIGYQVVMLEIENNKVIKRSPVVSFLDGEFPVARPYSVLTAPDGAMYISDDLKGNIYRLYYKETINEKSEPEPEQDNE
- the parE gene encoding DNA topoisomerase IV subunit B, with translation MTNQYTSDAIEVLNGLDPVKRRPGMYTDTTRPNHLGQEVIDNSVDEALAGHATKIDVILHKDNSLEVIDDGRGMPIDIHPEEGIPGVELILTKLHAGGKFSNDNYQFSGGLHGVGISVVNALSNRVEITVRRNGLVYDMAFEHGDKVEDLTETGTCGRRNTGTRVHFWPTPSYFDSANFSIPKLTYLLRAKAVLCPGLKIKFVNKQTDETTEWHYESGLTDYLISSVKDSLMLPEDPFVGSMKGNQEAVDWAITWLPEGGDYLNESYVNLIPTPLGGTHVNGFRQGLLDSMREFCEFRNLIPRGIKLTPEDIWDRSSFILSVKMQDPQFAGQTKEKLSSRQSAAFVSGIVRDAFSLWLNTHTDQAAALAEMCINNAQKRLKSAKKVARKKVTSGPALPGKLTDCSGQDPMRGELFLVEGDSAGGSAKQARDREFQAIMPLRGKILNTWEVDASQVLASQEVHDISVAIGCDPDCEDISELRYGKICILADADSDGLHIATLLCALFMKHYKVLVEHGHVYVAMPPLFRVDVGKEVFYALDEAEKDGILDRITAEKKKGKVQVTRFKGLGEMNPLQLRETTMDPNTRRLVQLTIDDVEDTMAVMDMLLAKKRSGDRKTWLETKGDLADF
- a CDS encoding YqiA/YcfP family alpha/beta fold hydrolase, whose translation is MLLYIHGFNSSPLSEKGIVTAQFMAEFYPDITFHQPQLPPDPTDGVTLLSSIVESALAQGETLNFIGSSLGGYYASYLVEKYGGRAVLINPAVKPFELFDEFIGSQYNPYTDEHYQVVAQHKDDVKAFNTEAILNPDRFLVLLQSGDEVLDYRQAVQKYHCCQLLLEAGGDHSFVGYDKKLKRICQFLFLDK